Genomic DNA from Funiculus sociatus GB2-C1:
GACGACCGTGAATGAGTCGATGCTGACGGGGGAGCCTGTACCAGTAATGAAGCAGCCAGGGGACGCGGTGGCTGCGGGGACGCTCAATCAGTCGGGAGCGATCGCTATTAAGGCAACTCGTACTGGCAAGGACACGACTTTAGCTCAAATCGTGGCATTGGTGGAAGCAGCCCAAACCCGTAAAGCACCAGTACAACAGTTGGCGGATACGGTGGCGGGTTACTTCACCTATGGGGTTCTAGCAGCTGCGGCTTTAACGTTCCTATTCTGGTACTTTGTCGGCTCTCAACTTTGGCCTGATGTCTCCATATTGCGGGTTGTTGGCATTGATAACCATGCCACAATGCACCACGCTCTCAGCAACCACTCACCAATGTTATTAAGTTTGAAGCTGGCGATTTCTGTCTCGGTCATCGCCTGTCCCTGCGCTTTGGGCTTGGCGACACCCACAGCAATTCTAGTAGGGACTGGTCTTGGGGCAGAACGCGGGCTGTTGATCAAAGGTGGGGACGTGCTGGAACGGGTACACCATCTGAATACAGTGGTATTTGATAAGACGGGAACGCTAACGACTGGTCATCCTACGGTGACAGATTGCTTGCCAATAGGAATCACCCCAGAAACTCTTCTCCTACTAGCGGCGGCGGCAGAAAGTGGCACGACACATCCTCTAGCAAAGGCAATTTTGGAGGAAGCACATCGGCAAGAATTAGCAATTCCCCCGGCTGTGGAGTTTTATACGGAACCGGGGTTGGGGGTATCGGCTTTAGTAGATAATTCGCGGGTTTTCTTGGGTAACGCTGACTGGCTAACTAAGCAGGGGATTGCGATTAGCGATACAGCGACGGATCGCACTTTATCGCTATTTGCTGCCGGGAAAACGGTGGTTTATGTGGCAGTGGACGGTAATTTAGCTGGGTTGATTGCTGTAACCGATACCCTGAGACCGGATGCGAAAGCTACGGTGGAGCGATTGCGTTCAATGGGATTGCGGGTGATGCTGCTGACTGGGGATAGGATGGAAGCTGCTGTCGCGATCGCATCTCAACTAGAACTGCACCCTGATGACGTTTTGGCAAACGTCCGCCCAGAGGCTAAAGCCACCGCAGTGCAACAGTTGCAAACTTTAGGACAACGAGTGGCAATGGTTGGCGATGGCATCAACGATGCTCCGGCGTTAGCACAAGCCGATGTTGGAATTTCTCTCCAAGGTGGGACAGATGTTGCTATTGAAACTGCCCAAATTGTTTTAATACGCGATCGCTTATCTGACGTGGTGCAGTCAATCCAACTCTCCCGTGCCACCTTCAACAAAATTCGTCAAAATCTCTTCTGGGCTTTTGCCTACAATACACTCTCATTGCCCGTTGCTGCTGGCATCTTACTACCAAGTTTCGGCATTGTTTTAGGCCCATCTGCCGCCGGAGCATTGATGGCATTTAGCTCTGTAAGCGTCGTCACCAATTCGTTGTTACTCCGTCAAAGCCTGAAAAATCAGGATTGAAGTTTGTCCGGAGTTTGTAGGTTATCGGTTGTAGTCATTACGGGATCTCTAATAACTACAATATGATAGGGGGAACATTGTAACCCAAAAGCACTATCATGCCTGCTGCAACTTGACAATACTGGCTTCAAAGGTGTAGAGGGTGTTACGCTGGAGTCCGGACAACATCAGCCATAGCTACTCTTGTTTTCCTCAAGATAATATCTGGTTGCTGGTTGTCAATCCGGGTGCAGGCACAGGCGCTTACCCCGCCAGTTGAAGATGGTGCCATTGTTAGTTGAAGTAACTGTTTTTTCCCAACCAACCGCTCTCTCTAAACTATTTTTTCAATGCCTTCAAAACTGCATCTGAACCATTTATTGATTATTGAGGATGATCAGGGACGCAAGGAGTTTACCTTAGAAAAGCCTGAATATTGCGTTGGCAGAGACCAAAAATGCGATATTCGGCTATACTCACAGTTTGTATCCCGTAGGCACGCAACTTTAGTGCAAAAAATGCGTGGGGATGGCTCCTATTACTACAGGATTGTCGATGGCGACAAAGGCAAGCCTAGTGCCAACGGACTGTTGATTAACGGGCGTAAACTTCAATCCCACGATCTTGAAGATGAGGACGAGATTGTTTTTGGGCC
This window encodes:
- a CDS encoding FHA domain-containing protein encodes the protein MPSKLHLNHLLIIEDDQGRKEFTLEKPEYCVGRDQKCDIRLYSQFVSRRHATLVQKMRGDGSYYYRIVDGDKGKPSANGLLINGRKLQSHDLEDEDEIVFGPQVRARYFHLKKESIPTGPPDEWDITLISPNMVGEDET
- a CDS encoding heavy metal translocating P-type ATPase, giving the protein MQVSTKSVVATPESSVETITLDVGGMRCAGCVKVVEKQLKEHPGVISACVNLVTEVAVVECESGAVDPTALAKQVSDAGFPTQSRVATTGDGKEALSPAQRHAEENRKQMWRLVVAGVLILFSGIGHLGQHSLLLPQLLLLTNIWFHWGLATAALLLPGREILLDGWRGLRRNAPNMNTLVGLGTLTAYTASCVALFFPQLGWECFFDEPVMLLGFILLGRTLEQRARGRAAAAFEALLALQPKVARLIANPTNLGRGAGEKGRGADLSIPNPQSPIPNPQSEVEIPVDQVRVGEWLRVLPGEQIPVDGEVVAGQTTVNESMLTGEPVPVMKQPGDAVAAGTLNQSGAIAIKATRTGKDTTLAQIVALVEAAQTRKAPVQQLADTVAGYFTYGVLAAAALTFLFWYFVGSQLWPDVSILRVVGIDNHATMHHALSNHSPMLLSLKLAISVSVIACPCALGLATPTAILVGTGLGAERGLLIKGGDVLERVHHLNTVVFDKTGTLTTGHPTVTDCLPIGITPETLLLLAAAAESGTTHPLAKAILEEAHRQELAIPPAVEFYTEPGLGVSALVDNSRVFLGNADWLTKQGIAISDTATDRTLSLFAAGKTVVYVAVDGNLAGLIAVTDTLRPDAKATVERLRSMGLRVMLLTGDRMEAAVAIASQLELHPDDVLANVRPEAKATAVQQLQTLGQRVAMVGDGINDAPALAQADVGISLQGGTDVAIETAQIVLIRDRLSDVVQSIQLSRATFNKIRQNLFWAFAYNTLSLPVAAGILLPSFGIVLGPSAAGALMAFSSVSVVTNSLLLRQSLKNQD